In Uranotaenia lowii strain MFRU-FL chromosome 2, ASM2978415v1, whole genome shotgun sequence, one genomic interval encodes:
- the LOC129744772 gene encoding uncharacterized protein LOC129744772: protein MASIGSQSTGTKKTSTTATGTTGAAGRKKSGPKFELSDEQRQDIKEAFDLFDSEGTGMIDTKELKVAIRALGFEPKKEEIKKMIAEIDKDGSGKISFEDFLSLMTVKMAEKDSKEEILKAFRLFDDDETGTISFKNLKRVAKELGENLTDEELQEMIDEADRDGDGEVNQEEFLRIMKKTSLY from the exons ATG GCTTCAATCGGATCCCAATCAACGGGGACTAAGAAAACATCGACCACGGCCACTGGCACAACAGGTGCGGCAGGTCGGAAGAAATCAGGTCCGAAGTTTGAGCTCTCTGACGAGCAACGTCAGGACATCAAGGAAGCCTTTGATCTTTTCGATTCCGAAGGAACCGGAATGATCGACACCAAGGAGCTAAAGGTGGCTATCCGAGCACTaggatttgaaccaaaaaaggaGGAAATCAAGAAGATGATTGCCGAAATTGACAAAGACGGTTCGGGCAAGATATCGTTCGAGGATTTCCTTTCACTTATGACCGTCAAAATGGCCGAGAAGGACTCCAAGGAGGAAATTTTGAAGGCATTCCGGTTGTTCGATGATGACGAAACAGGAACCATTTCCTTCAAAAACCTTAAACGAGTCGCCAAAGAGCTGGGAGAGAACCTAACCGACGAGGAACTGCAGGAGATGATTGATGAGGCCGACCGAGATGGGGACGGAGAAGTCAACCAGGAAGAGTTTCTACGAATCATGAAGAAAACTAGCCTGTACTAA